The DNA sequence CCTCGTAGGTCATCGACTTGTCCTGCAGTTCCTTGCGGAAGGAATAGGCGCAGATAGCCGGCTTCATGCGGGCGTGGCCGGCGGGGGCGGCTTGGGTGGATTGAGGCACGAGGCTTGCGGCGGCCGCGGCGGAAGTAGAGGAGAGGAAGGCACGACGGTTCATCGGTATCGATGGTATCGCAGCGCGCCGGCCCTGATTAGCGGATCGGAGATGGCGCCTTGGCGTTTGGGGGCGGTGCTATGCCCAGAAGGTCGCTGATGAGGGGGGCGATCTGGATGGAACGGAGTTGGGGCCACTTCGTCGCTGGCTTGATGCGCGGACCTCGCAGGATGCAGATGGCCAGCATGTCGGAGCGGGTGGGGAGGAAGCCATGGACACCGCGGGGCTTTGTGTTGGCGTCGAAGATCGCTGGATTCGGCCGGCCGGAGGCCGCGTAGCCGGGGGCGAGATCGAAGTAAAGATCGCCACCGGCGGGGCCTCCGATGCCGTACTTCGCGCCGTCGTGCTCCGGCGTGAAGAAGGACGTGAAGACCGGTTTGCCGTTCTCCTGAGTTGCGGCCAAAGCCTGACGCGCCTGTTCGACGACTTTGGGGCGATCGGCAGGGGTGACCGTACCGCCCTTCCAATCCATTGTGTTTACCAGGATTGAGTTGTATAGGTAGACGGCCTTGTCACCGAGTCCGGCCTGCTTGAGTACCTGGTGTATGGAGACATAGCGCGTTACAGGGGCCATGCCGTGGTCGGAGACCCAGAGGAGGTGGTCGGATTTGCGGGCGAGTCTGGCGAAGTCGGCGGCTCCGCGATTGACAGCGATGTAACCCCAACGGCGGTATTGGTCCACGGCTTTGTCGCCGTTGCGGGCGCGGCCAAGCCAGGCATGCTCGAACTCGTCGGGGAAGGGGAGGTAGCTCTGGAGGAAGCGCGGCTGGTAGTGGGCGTGGAGCCAGGCGGCATGGCGGGTTAACTGGCGGATGACGAGCTCGACGGCTTCGAGGTACTCGGGTTCGCTGAGGCCGCCCTGCTGCATGAGCGCTTCGGGGCCATTGCCGATGAAGCCTCCGGCGTCGTGGAAGAGGGCTGGCAAGGTCTCCGTCATGCCCAATTCCTGAAGCGGCGAAACATAGAGACGGAACGTGGA is a window from the uncultured Paludibaculum sp. genome containing:
- a CDS encoding alkaline phosphatase family protein, with translation MLQEVRPILTSFLFLSISSLALHGQRVVMVSFDGLGYQALTTEPVAQELTVLRDTAAHGAISAGMQAAFPSTTANSHAALWTGCYGDVNHIATNNPPILPRAAHTILERGNGFLSTQLDSEAIWVTAARQGRSAVAHQPTQGYPFTPMNSGHGAVVLNGYQTRLLAPHGLFTPKNTGVLPDGAIQIKHGPLSLRAERRSGGLRVSLAGSKEFVDVRPAPVETELPRRRPLARYFSAGLSIAQPVPAVLYFRLFELSPSTFRLYVSPLQELGMTETLPALFHDAGGFIGNGPEALMQQGGLSEPEYLEAVELVIRQLTRHAAWLHAHYQPRFLQSYLPFPDEFEHAWLGRARNGDKAVDQYRRWGYIAVNRGAADFARLARKSDHLLWVSDHGMAPVTRYVSIHQVLKQAGLGDKAVYLYNSILVNTMDWKGGTVTPADRPKVVEQARQALAATQENGKPVFTSFFTPEHDGAKYGIGGPAGGDLYFDLAPGYAASGRPNPAIFDANTKPRGVHGFLPTRSDMLAICILRGPRIKPATKWPQLRSIQIAPLISDLLGIAPPPNAKAPSPIR